One part of the Procambarus clarkii isolate CNS0578487 chromosome 41, FALCON_Pclarkii_2.0, whole genome shotgun sequence genome encodes these proteins:
- the LOC123761246 gene encoding cuticle protein 7-like produces MAVVATLAEPPPTYGRYPTHSPYKQPGMPHNFAYNVKDGYSGTNFGHSENSDGNTVRGSYNVDLPDGRKQTVKYEADHHKGFTANVEYYGEAQYPHQSGPAVTFKPQPSYQPQPSYPPQPSYHQPQPSYPPQPSYPTQPSYHQPQPSYPPQPSYQP; encoded by the exons ATGGCGGTGGTGGCGACTCTGGCAGAACCCCCGCCTACCTACGGTCGTTACCCTACTCATTCACCATATAAACAG CCGGGTATGCCACACAACTTCGCATACAATGTTAAGGACGGCTACTCCGGCACCAACTTCGGCCACAGTGAGAACTCCGACGGCAACACCGTCCGTGGCTCCTACAATGTCGACCTTCCCGACGGACGCAAGCAGACG GTGAAATACGAAGCAGACCACCACAAGGGTTTCACTGCCAACGTGGAGTACTATGGCGAGGCCCAGTACCCTCACCAGTCCGGTCCGGCAGTAACATTCAAGCCCCAGCCATCATACCAGCCCCAGCCATCATACCCGCCCCAGCCATCATACCACCAGCCCCAGCCATCATACCCGCCCCAGCCATCATACCCGACCCAGCCATCATACCACCAGCCCCAGCcatcatacccaccccaaccctcTTACCAACCCTAG
- the LOC123761157 gene encoding adhesive plaque matrix protein-like, with amino-acid sequence MAVVATLAEPPPTYGHHPTHSPYKQPGMPHNFAYNVKDGYSGTNFGHSENSDGNTVRGSYNVDLPDGRKQTVTVVLLMAVVATLAEPPPTYGHHPTHSPYKQPGMPHNFAYNVKDGYSGTNFGHSENSDGNTVRGSYNVDLPDGRKQTVTVVLLMAVVATLAEPPPTYGRHPTHSPYKQPGMPHNFAYNVRDDYSGTNFGHSENSDGNTVRGSYNVDLPDGRKQTVKYEADHHKGFTANVEYYGEAQYAHQSGPAVTFKPQPSYHQPQPSYPPQPSYPTQPSYHQPQPSYPTQPSYHQPQPSYPPQP; translated from the exons ATGGCGGTGGTAGCGACTCTGGCCGAACCCCCGCCTACCTACGGTCATCACCCTACTCATTCACCATATAAGCAG CCGGGTATGCCACACAACTTCGCATACAATGTTAAGGACGGCTACTCCGGCACCAACTTCGGCCACAGTGAGAACTCCGATGGCAACACCGTCCGTGGCTCCTACAATGTCGACCTTCCCGACGGACGCAAGCAGACG GTGACTGTGGTCCTGCTGATGGCGGTGGTGGCGACTCTGGCAGAACCCCCGCCTACCTACGGTCATCACCCTACTCATTCACCATATAAGCAG CCGGGGATGCCACACAACTTCGCATACAATGTTAAGGACGGCTACTCCGGCACCAACTTCGGTCACAGTGAGAACTCCGACGGCAACACCGTCCGTGGCTCCTACAATGTCGACCTTCCCGACGGACGCAAGCAGACG GTGACTGTGGTCCTGCTGATGGCGGTGGTGGCGACTCTGGCAGAACCCCCGCCTACCTACGGTCGTCACCCTACTCATTCGCCATATAAGCAG CCGGGTATGCCACACAACTTCGCATACAATGTTAGGGACGACTACTCCGGCACCAACTTCGGCCACAGTGAGAACTCCGACGGCAACACCGTCCGTGGCTCCTACAATGTCGACCTTCCCGACGGACGCAAGCAAACG GTGAAATATGAAGCAGACCACCACAAGGGTTTCACTGCCAACGTGGAGTACTATGGCGAGGCCCAGTACGCCCACCAGTCCGGTCCGGCAGTAACATTCAAGCCCCAGCCATCATACCACCAGCCCCAGCCATCATACCCGCCCCAGCCATCATACCCCACCCAGCCATCATACCACCAGCCCCAGCCATCATACCCGACCCAGCCATCATACCACCAGCCCCAGCcatcatacccaccccaaccctaG
- the LOC123761160 gene encoding proline-rich protein 2-like → MTEKAFLVMGALIGMALAAPTDPYAPTHQLTYKQPGMPHNFAYNVRDDYSGTNFGHSENSDGNTVRGSYNVDLPDGRKQTVNYEADHVKGYIADVQYKGEAQYPHQYGPPVTFKPQESYQPQPQPSYQPQPEPSYQPQPEPSYQPQPQPSYQLQPEPSYQPQPEPSYQPQTEPSYQPQPQPSYQSQPEPSYQPQPSYQPQPDPSYQPQPQPSYPPQPEPSYQAQPEPSYQPQTEPSYQPQTEPSYQPQPESSYQPQPESSYQPQPESSFQPQPSYQPQPPYQPQPESSYQPQPEPSFQPQTAPSYQPQPSHQPQPESYQPQPEPSFQPQPSYQPQPSYQPQSESSYQPQPEPSFQPQTEPSYQPQPSYQPQPESSYQPQPEPSFQPQPSSYQPQPSYQPQPEPSYQPQPVPSYQSQPEPSYQPQPSYQPLPEPSNHLQLTYQPESKASNLDELSYHLDTEPANQPDTEPANQPDTEPANQPDTEPANQPHTEPEYKIDTEPEYKTDTEPEYKTDTEPEYKTDTETKYHPDTAPTYHSDTAPEPQHESAPSSHPDADSSYQSGTESSYHLDTVSDPQDD, encoded by the exons atgaccgaaaaa GCCTTCCTAGTGATGGGGGCGCTTATAGGCATGGCCCTAGCAGCCCCTACTGACCCCTACGCGCCTACACACCAGCTCACCTACAAGCAG CCGGGTATGCCACACAACTTCGCATACAATGTTAGGGACGACTACTCCGGCACCAACTTCGGCCACAGTGAGAACTCCGACGGCAACACCGTCCGTGGCTCCTACAATGTCGACCTTCCCGACGGACGCAAGCAGACG GTGAACTACGAAGCTGACCATGTTAAGGGGTATATTGCCGATGTGCAGTACAAGGGGGAGGCCCAGTACCCTCACCAGTACGGTCCACCGGTAACCTTTAAACCCCAGGAATCGTACCAGCCCCAGCCTCAACCATCATACCAGCCTCAGCCTGAGCCATCATACCAGCCCCAGCCTGAGCCATCATACCAGCCTCAGCCTCAGCCATCATACCAGCTTCAGCCTGAGCCATCATACCAACCCCAGCCTGAACCATCATACCAGCCCCAGACTGAACCATCTTACCAGCCTCAGCCTCAGCCATCATACCAGTCCCAGCCTGAACCATCATACCAGCCCCAGCCCTCATACCAACCCCAGCCTGACCCATCATACCAGCCCCAGCCTCAACCATCATACCCGCCCCAGCCTGAACCATCATACCAGGCCCAGCCTGAACCATCATACCAGCCCCAGACTGAACCATCATACCAGCCCCAGACTGAACCATCTTACCAGCCCCAGCCTGAATCATCATACCAGCCCCAGCCTGAATCATCATACCAGCCCCAGCCTGAGTCATCATTCCAGCCCCAACCATCATACCAACCCCAGCCGCCATACCAGCCCCAGCCTGAATCATCATACCAGCCCCAGCCTGAGCCATCATTCCAGCCCCAGACTGCACCATCTTACCAGCCCCAACCCTCGCATCAACCCCAGCCTGAATCATACCAGCCCCAGCCTGAGCCATCATTCCAGCCCCAACCATCATACCAACCCCAGCCGTCATATCAGCCCCAGTCTGAATCATCATACCAGCCCCAGCCTGAGCCATCATTCCAGCCCCAGACTGAACCATCTTACCAGCCCCAACCCTCGTACCAACCCCAGCCTGAATCATCGTACCAGCCCCAGCCTGAGCCATCATTCCAGCCCCAGCCATCATCATACCAACCCCAGCCGTCATACCAGCCCCAGCCTGAACCATCATACCAGCCACAGCCTGTACCATCATACCAGTCTCAGCCTGAACCATCATACCAGCCTCAGCCCTCATATCAGCCTCTGCCCGAGCCATCAAACCACCTTCAGCTTACATATCAACCTGAGTCCAAGGCATCTAATCTAGACGAGCTCTCATACCATCTTGACACTGAACCAGCGAACCAACCTGACACTGAACCAGCGAACCAACCTGACACTGAACCAGCGAACCAACCTGACACTGAACCAGCGAACCAACCTCACACTGAACCAGAGTATAAAATTGACACTGAACCAGAGTATAAAACTGACACTGAACCAGAGTATAAAACTGACACTGAACCAGAGTATAAAACTGATACTGAAACCAAGTACCATCCTGACACTGCGCCCACATACCATTCTGACACTGCGCCAGAGCCCCAACATGAGAGTGCCCCATCATCCCACCCTGACGCAGACTCCTCGTACCAATCAGGTACAGAATCCTCGTACCACCTTGACACAGTCAGTGACCCTCAAGACGACTGA
- the LOC123761161 gene encoding putative uncharacterized protein DDB_G0282129, which produces MARATTHQGQQLLIKDSNYSSSTPTTQQGQQLLNKDSNYSTRTPTTQQGHQLLNKDSNYSSRTATTQQGQQLLNKDTNYSTRTATTHQGHQLLNKDSNYSTRTATTQQGHQLLNKDSNYSTRTPTTHQGQQLLNKDSNYSSRTPTTHQGQQLLNKDSNYTTRTPTTQQGQQLLIKDTNYSSRTATTQQGHQLLIKDSNYSTRTATTQQGHQLLIKDSNYSTRTATTQQGQQLLNKDSNYSTRTPTTQQGHQLLIKDSNYSTRTATTHQGQQLLIKDSNYSTRTATTQQGHQLLNKDTNYSTRTATTQQGQQLLNKDSNYSTRTATTQQGQQLLNKDSNYSTRTATTQQGQQLLNKDSNYSTRTPTTQQGQQLLTQHQQLLNKDSNYSSRTATTQQGQQLLNKDSN; this is translated from the coding sequence GGCAACTACTCATCAAGGACAGCAACTACTCATCAAGGACAGCAACTACTCATCAAGTACACCAACTACTCAACAAGGACAGCAACTACTCAACAAGGACAGCAACTACTCAACAAGGACACCAACTACTCAACAAGGACACCAACTACTCAACAAGGACAGCAACTACTCATCAAGGACAGCAACTACTCAACAAGGACAGCAACTACTCAACAAGGACACCAACTACTCAACAAGGACAGCAACTACTCATCAAGGACACCAACTACTCAACAAGGACAGCAACTACTCAACAAGGACAGCAACTACTCAACAAGGACACCAACTACTCAACAAGGACAGCAACTACTCAACAAGGACACCAACTACTCATCAAGGACAGCAACTACTCAACAAGGACAGCAACTACTCATCAAGGACACCAACTACTCATCAAGGACAGCAACTACTTAACAAGGACAGCAACTACACAACAAGGACACCAACTACTCAACAAGGACAGCAACTACTCATCAAGGACACCAACTACTCATCAAGGACAGCAACTACTCAACAAGGACACCAACTACTCATCAAGGACAGCAACTACTCAACAAGGACAGCAACTACTCAACAAGGACACCAACTACTCATCAAGGACAGCAACTACTCAACAAGGACAGCAACTACTCAACAAGGACAGCAACTACTCAACAAGGACAGCAACTACTCAACAAGGACACCAACTACTCAACAAGGACACCAACTACTCATCAAGGACAGCAACTACTCAACAAGGACAGCAACTACTCATCAAGGACAGCAACTACTCATCAAGGACAGCAACTACTCAACAAGGACAGCAACTACTCAACAAGGACACCAACTACTCAACAAGGACACCAACTACTCAACAAGGACAGCAACTACTCAACAAGGACAGCAACTACTGAACAAGGACAGCAACTACTCAACAAGGACAGCAACTACTCAACAAGGACAGCAACTACTCAACAAGGACAGCAACTACTCAACAAGGACAGCAACTACTCAACAAGGACAGCAACTACTCAACAAGGACAGCAACTACTCAACAAGGACACCAACTACTCAACAAGGACAGCAACTACTCACCCAACATCAGCAACTACTCAACAAGGACAGCAACTACTCATCGAGGACAGCAACTACTCAACAAGGACAGCAACTACTCAACAAGGACAGCAACTAA